The Corynebacterium callunae DSM 20147 genomic sequence GCCTGTGGCGGTGCCCAGTTATTGGTAGGACCTGCATCTTCTTCCTTCTCGGAGCAGATGAAGGTACGGGATTCAACACGTGCAACATCGGAAGGGTTGGAACGTGCCAGGAAGCTATTGGGGTGCTTCTCCTCATTTAGCTTAATGAGGGTTCCAGCCTCAACGAGCTCCTCCGCCATGCGATCCCACTCTTCTTGGGAACCGTCTGCGAAGACAACTGCTTCTGGCTGAAATAGCTCGACCGCGTCCGCGATCCAGCTCAGCAGTTCCTCATTGTTAGTTGGCGCCTCACCTTTAAGGCCCCTGATTGCAGCTGTAGTCATCACTTCTCCAGACAATTTGTCACTCGACTGAGTTCTCGAAATCCAGCGTAGCTTTTAGGACCGGAACTAGTTAATAAGTCTAATGAGACACATGCCACATTTGTCATTACCAGTGCACTTACCCCCTGTCCACACGCATCCATAGACTTTTATTGTGAGTAAAATTCCCGTTTGACTGCCCCTTTTCGGGGGTAGATTCGGGCACTAGCCCCCATGTTTCAGAGCGCTCATTAATGTCATTTTGCGCTAAACCCCAATCATTTTCCGGCATTTGTGTAGCCCACACCTCATAAGTACCCGAAAAACTATGCATGCTTATGCGGTCTACAACTCCATCCCCGTCCAGATCAGCGAGAATGGTAATCCCTTTCTCGCTGCTGAAGGTGACAGATTCCTCCCCCACATCCCCTATCTCAAGGAAGCTTCCCTCAAATTCCAGGGCTAGGCCGCCGGGCACCCCTACGGCATCCGCCAATAATTCCCCAAGTCCGTTTAGCCATGTGTACTTCATTGTTACTTTTCACTATCCAAACGCTGTTGACGCAACCACTTCATTGGCCCCAATTTATCCCCTGCGGTTCTACTGGTTATATCTAGTTGAAGCATTTTTTGGGCCTGATTCCACCATTTCGTCACTTTGCTACGCCGTGCATTAAGCACTTGGATGAACACCATAAGCAGTACCAAAGGCAGCGAATCTAAGCGAAGTAAAGTTGTAACAAGAATTGCAAAGGCTGCCATGATAAGCACTTGTGTAGCAATTCTTGGCTCACCTGGAAAAGCTATATTCCACCGCCTACGCACCCCCTCGCGATCATTATGCAGGCGAAATTTTTGGAATTCTAAATCATCTTTTCGCTCCCAGCGCGCCACCACTTGATCCCACCGTCCGCTCGGCACTTGGGGGAATTGCTCTTTAATTGGCATTCGTGCCAGCTTTAACACGGTTTCCACGATGTCCGAGCCAGCAGGAACCGCACCTGGGCACACACCAACGGGCAGAGGCGAGCACACAACCAGTCGGCCCACGCGGTGCCAAGCGTCCTGCAAGATGGGGGCGTCGACAAGCAAAAAACCTGTGGGCCCAGCAACCGCAACCACAACGTCAACCCCGGCGGAATCACTGAGCTCAACGTGGGGTGCAAGCTGTGTACGCAGCAGCGCAACGGCCTGCATATCTGGACCGATGACTGCCACCCGCGGAATTTCTGCCACCGGTTGGCGTGACACTAAAATACCAGGTGTGAGCTGGGGAAACAGTCGGGATAATGCCTGTAACTCACCAATTAGCAGGCGTTCCCGGACTTTAATGAGCTCGGAAATTTCAACTGTGTAATTTGAGAGCTTGTCCTTATCTTCTATATGCACAAAAAGTTGGGGGCCAAATCGCATCCGCGAACGGACCCGGCCGCTAAGCTCGCCGGGGTGCACCAACAGCACCACATCGGCACCCGAACCCACCGCGGGCCAAGTAGTTCGCACCATCACCGCGCCTGGAATGGAAATATCAACCGCAGCATCTAAGGTGCACACCCCAATGCGAGGCGGACCCGTGAGCTGAAATAAAACCTGTTGCACCGCACGTGCTGCCGGATCGCTCAAAGGCTGACTTTCCGCCCACGCCGCGGCTTTGAGAAAAACTGCAGGAACCGCTGTTCCCATATGCCCACCCCTAGACACTAATTTTGCGAAGATCCCCATCCCCCTGCGCAGCTTTTAAAGCTTAAACACCATCGAACCCTAGAGTTAGCAACTGCGCAACTGCCTCTGTGGATAACTTCGATGTGTGCGCAGCACAACAGACATATTAGAGTCCAAACTGTAGGATTAATCCATAAGCGCAACTCCCATCTACCTTGAAAAATGGGAAAGTTGCCAGGATTTCATTTTTAGGTCAGTCTTATATGCCGACATCTTTTGGCTTTGGCAGCACTGCTCCCAGCATCGAGGGAAATCCTCATATCTTTTGTTGGAAGATTCTTTAAGCCTGCAGACTGGCAAAGTCCATGCATAATCGCACAATATTGAAGTTTTACATCTAAACAGGAAAAATAACCACTAATGTCTATTTCTGATAATTCCCGAGATCAACTGGGTGAACTGCCAGCTGGCCGTCCCCTCCAATCCGATTTTGATAATGACCTGGACTACCCACGTCTAGGTAGCGTCACTTTCCGTCGCGGTACCCTCACCGAAAACCAGCAAACCATGTGGGATGAAAAGTGGCCAGAACTTGGTCGCATCCTCGAAGATGAGCTCATTGACCTAGATAGCTGGTTTGGTCGCAGCGGCGCTCGCACCATTGTGGAAATTGGCTCCGGTACCGGCACCTCCACTGCAGCTATGGCCCCGCTGGAAGCTGATACCAACATCGTTGCCGTTGAGTTGTACAAGCCAGGTTTGGCCAAGCTCATGGGCTCTGTGGTGCGCGGTGGCATTGACAATATCCGCATGGTGCGCG encodes the following:
- the trmB gene encoding tRNA (guanosine(46)-N7)-methyltransferase TrmB — protein: MSISDNSRDQLGELPAGRPLQSDFDNDLDYPRLGSVTFRRGTLTENQQTMWDEKWPELGRILEDELIDLDSWFGRSGARTIVEIGSGTGTSTAAMAPLEADTNIVAVELYKPGLAKLMGSVVRGGIDNIRMVRGDGIEVLNRMFADESLDGIRVYFPDPWPKARHNKRRIIQSGPLNLFAKKLKPGGVLHVATDHADYAEWINELVNVEPLLEYKGWPWAECPQLTDRQVITKFEGKGLEKDHVINEYLWQKVQN